A single genomic interval of Amycolatopsis albispora harbors:
- a CDS encoding GntR family transcriptional regulator — MTSSRTDAEAVYHDLRAEILSGGFPPGTPLRETALATRFGVSRTPVREALRRLAQDRLLVAGTRGMEVRTIDAEEVVQIYDMRVLLEAEAAGQAAQARGTTDLLRLEGLLERDRKAVDPDDATRMRTNLEFHAAVWRATHNPVLIDLMERLTGHLVHAPRSTLSVGDRWREALDEHERLIAAIRDRDEAAARSIAAAHMNTARQIRLSLLREAAGTS; from the coding sequence ATGACCAGCAGCCGGACCGACGCGGAGGCCGTATACCACGACCTGCGAGCGGAGATCCTTTCCGGCGGTTTCCCGCCGGGCACCCCGTTGCGGGAAACCGCGCTCGCCACGCGCTTCGGCGTCTCGCGCACCCCGGTGCGCGAGGCGCTGCGGCGGCTGGCGCAGGACAGGCTGCTGGTGGCGGGCACCCGCGGCATGGAGGTCCGCACCATCGACGCCGAAGAGGTGGTGCAGATCTACGACATGCGCGTGCTGCTCGAGGCCGAGGCCGCCGGGCAGGCCGCGCAGGCCCGCGGCACCACCGACCTGCTGCGCCTGGAGGGCCTGCTGGAGCGGGACCGGAAGGCCGTCGATCCCGACGACGCCACCCGCATGCGCACGAACCTCGAATTCCACGCCGCGGTCTGGCGGGCCACGCACAACCCGGTGCTGATCGACCTGATGGAACGGCTCACCGGGCACCTGGTGCACGCGCCGCGGTCCACGCTGTCGGTGGGCGACCGCTGGCGTGAGGCGCTCGACGAGCACGAACGGCTGATCGCCGCCATCCGCGACCGGGACGAGGCGGCGGCCCGCTCGATCGCCGCGGCCCACATGAACACCGCCCGGCAGATCCGGCTGAGCCTGCTGCGTGAGGCCGCCGGGACCAGTTGA
- a CDS encoding endonuclease I family protein — MATNRILRRVAVAGAALAAAGLLSAPAAQADPPAGYYAGAEGKTGAELKAALHTIISSGVTTLNYDDVWDALKTTDEDPANAGNVLLLYSGESRSKDANGGDSGDWNREHTWAKSHGDFGTSPGPGTDIHHLRPTDVTVNSIRGNKDFDNGGEPVDGAPGNLTDDDSFEPRDEVKGDVARMILYMGVRWDGGDGFADLEPNDQVDNGSAPAIGKISVLLRWHEADPVDTVEKDRNDAIFGIQKNRNPFIDHPEWAASVYG; from the coding sequence GTGGCCACCAACCGAATACTGCGGCGCGTCGCCGTGGCCGGAGCCGCGCTCGCGGCCGCCGGCCTGCTGTCGGCGCCAGCCGCGCAGGCGGACCCGCCTGCCGGATACTACGCCGGCGCCGAGGGAAAAACCGGCGCCGAACTGAAAGCGGCACTGCACACCATCATCAGCTCGGGCGTCACCACGCTGAACTACGACGACGTGTGGGACGCGCTCAAGACCACCGACGAGGACCCGGCCAACGCGGGCAACGTGCTGCTGCTCTACAGCGGCGAGTCCCGCAGCAAGGACGCCAACGGCGGCGACTCCGGCGACTGGAACCGCGAGCACACCTGGGCCAAGTCGCACGGGGACTTCGGCACCTCGCCGGGCCCCGGCACCGACATCCACCACCTGCGCCCGACCGACGTCACGGTGAACAGCATCCGCGGCAACAAGGACTTCGACAACGGCGGCGAGCCGGTCGACGGCGCGCCGGGCAACCTCACCGACGACGACTCGTTCGAGCCACGCGACGAGGTCAAGGGTGACGTGGCCAGGATGATCCTGTACATGGGCGTGCGGTGGGACGGCGGTGACGGCTTCGCCGACCTCGAGCCGAACGACCAGGTGGACAACGGTTCCGCGCCGGCCATCGGCAAGATCTCGGTGCTGCTGCGGTGGCACGAGGCCGACCCGGTGGACACCGTGGAGAAGGACCGCAACGACGCGATCTTCGGCATCCAGAAGAACCGCAACCCGTTCATCGACCACCCGGAGTGGGCGGCGTCGGTATACGGATGA
- a CDS encoding beta-N-acetylhexosaminidase family protein yields the protein MRRNIRTTAVAAVFGVALGLTPGAAAAVPETTETRLPVVTPTPQAMAGNGHQLRVPVRAGVVLEDGADQATADLVRRTLENAGAREVVDGPAELTVVAGLISDPEVAGALTEAGGAKPEELRPEGYSLATRAQGRGGLVALAGNDGDGVYYAAQTLRQLAAPGRIAAVKVTDHPLMALRGSIEGFYGAPWSHEDRLDQLAFYGDIKANTYIYTPKDDLYLREKWREPYPAAELAKIEELIGAAADHHVQFTYAVSPGPSICYSDPADVKALHDKLVSIHDQGAESFYIALDDISYTKWNCAGDEQKYGAPGQAAAGRAQADLLNGVQRDFLDVVGAQPLQMVPTEYSDVADSPYKKVLRESLDERIVVQWTGTAVVPPSISVADAEKAAQVWGRKVFLWDNYPVNDYGQTTGRLLMAPYDKREAGLHAALGGIVLNPMNQAAPSKVALFGGASFAWNDQDYHAGRTWRAAADYLAAGDARTAEALLAFFDTQHLAPTFGEIAWQPQAPVLKSKVDAVRAEPRGAALVELRRYADLLAAAPERIRGGVPDPAFSAQAKPWLDALTLWGRALQSTVEGLRLAVEDPAAADRAFAEAGRLAASAAEIRTIPGTTRPQGPVRVADGVLDTFIADAPELVS from the coding sequence GTGCGCCGAAACATCCGAACCACCGCGGTGGCTGCCGTCTTCGGTGTCGCTCTCGGGCTGACGCCGGGTGCGGCGGCCGCCGTGCCGGAAACAACGGAAACCCGCCTGCCGGTGGTCACGCCGACCCCGCAGGCCATGGCGGGCAACGGCCACCAGCTCCGCGTCCCCGTGCGCGCCGGTGTGGTGCTCGAGGATGGCGCTGATCAGGCCACCGCCGACCTCGTCCGCCGCACGCTCGAGAACGCGGGCGCGCGGGAAGTGGTGGACGGGCCTGCCGAGTTGACCGTGGTCGCCGGCCTGATCTCCGATCCCGAAGTGGCCGGTGCGCTGACCGAAGCCGGCGGAGCGAAGCCCGAAGAACTGCGACCCGAGGGCTACTCGCTCGCGACACGGGCACAGGGCCGCGGCGGCCTGGTCGCGCTCGCGGGCAACGACGGCGACGGCGTCTACTACGCCGCGCAGACCCTGCGTCAGCTGGCCGCGCCCGGCCGGATCGCGGCGGTCAAGGTGACCGACCACCCGCTGATGGCCCTGCGCGGCAGCATCGAGGGCTTCTACGGCGCGCCGTGGTCCCACGAAGACCGGCTCGACCAGCTGGCCTTCTACGGCGACATCAAGGCCAACACCTACATCTACACCCCCAAGGACGACCTCTACCTGCGCGAGAAGTGGCGTGAGCCGTATCCCGCCGCCGAGCTGGCCAAGATCGAGGAACTGATCGGCGCCGCCGCGGACCACCACGTGCAGTTCACCTACGCGGTCTCGCCGGGGCCGTCGATCTGCTACAGCGACCCGGCCGACGTCAAGGCGCTGCACGACAAGCTCGTCTCGATCCACGACCAGGGCGCGGAAAGCTTCTACATCGCGCTCGACGACATCAGCTACACCAAGTGGAACTGCGCCGGGGACGAGCAGAAGTACGGCGCTCCCGGCCAGGCCGCCGCCGGGCGGGCGCAGGCCGACCTGCTCAACGGCGTCCAGCGCGACTTCCTCGACGTCGTCGGCGCGCAGCCGCTGCAGATGGTGCCGACCGAGTACTCCGACGTGGCCGACTCGCCGTACAAGAAGGTGCTGCGGGAAAGCCTCGACGAGCGGATCGTGGTGCAGTGGACCGGAACCGCCGTGGTGCCGCCCTCGATCAGCGTCGCCGACGCCGAGAAGGCGGCGCAGGTGTGGGGCCGGAAGGTGTTCCTGTGGGACAACTACCCGGTCAACGACTACGGGCAGACCACCGGGCGGCTGCTGATGGCGCCCTACGACAAGCGTGAGGCCGGGCTGCACGCCGCGCTCGGCGGCATCGTGCTCAACCCGATGAACCAGGCCGCGCCGAGCAAGGTGGCCCTGTTCGGCGGCGCGTCCTTCGCCTGGAACGACCAGGACTACCACGCCGGCCGCACCTGGCGCGCGGCCGCGGACTACCTGGCCGCCGGGGACGCGCGCACGGCCGAAGCGCTGCTCGCCTTCTTCGACACCCAGCACCTCGCGCCCACCTTCGGCGAGATCGCCTGGCAGCCGCAGGCGCCGGTGCTGAAGTCCAAAGTGGACGCCGTGCGCGCGGAGCCGCGTGGCGCGGCGCTGGTGGAGCTGCGCCGGTACGCGGACCTGCTCGCCGCCGCTCCCGAGCGCATCCGCGGCGGTGTGCCGGACCCGGCGTTCTCGGCGCAGGCCAAGCCCTGGCTGGACGCGCTGACCCTGTGGGGCCGGGCACTTCAGTCCACAGTGGAGGGTCTACGGCTGGCGGTGGAGGACCCGGCCGCCGCCGACCGCGCCTTCGCCGAGGCGGGCAGGCTGGCCGCCTCGGCCGCCGAGATCCGGACCATTCCGGGCACCACCCGCCCGCAGGGCCCGGTCCGGGTGGCCGACGGCGTGCTGGACACCTTCATCGCCGACGCGCCGGAGCTGGTTTCCTGA
- a CDS encoding STAS domain-containing protein: MAWSAVPEVHGGVGILTLTGELDLAVADELARVLDDALERAGAGLVVDLIGVAFLDSSCLQVLLSAAARARAAGRGFGLVAVSPAVVRPITVLALGEVLPVSASVNDAVARVRADGGS, translated from the coding sequence ATGGCGTGGTCGGCCGTACCCGAAGTGCACGGCGGTGTCGGGATACTGACGCTCACCGGTGAGCTGGACCTCGCCGTGGCCGACGAACTCGCGCGCGTGCTGGACGACGCGCTCGAACGCGCCGGTGCCGGGCTGGTGGTGGACCTGATCGGGGTCGCCTTCCTGGATTCCAGCTGCCTGCAGGTCCTGCTGAGCGCGGCGGCCCGCGCGCGGGCCGCCGGACGCGGGTTCGGGCTGGTGGCCGTGTCCCCGGCGGTGGTCCGGCCGATCACGGTGCTCGCACTGGGCGAGGTGCTGCCGGTTTCGGCGAGCGTCAACGACGCGGTGGCGCGGGTTCGCGCGGACGGGGGAAGTTGA
- a CDS encoding MEDS domain-containing protein translates to MNAAGQDPTKSYGHIGVVVDAPAEYDELVGLARARGGHVTEKVIVVGSAEPWGRGADLLAPFSLGAGLVGGLRTEVSVAQREGYRGLRVVADMQELGLDSLSERELVEFELDLDRVVSEAGATMVCVYRNRHGGQGFSPAEVGAAMCAHPLGFGANRADRGFRMGSTGRGEWRISGEVDRRNADLFELAMMTAAGMSARMRVTFDDLRFIDVAGMRAVARVGTAFPDLRLTLVDPPASFLRCWDLFGLGAPGEGRARMRVEQLG, encoded by the coding sequence GTGAACGCGGCCGGGCAGGATCCGACGAAGTCGTACGGGCACATCGGGGTGGTGGTGGACGCCCCGGCCGAATACGACGAACTGGTCGGGCTGGCGCGTGCGCGCGGCGGGCACGTCACCGAGAAGGTGATCGTGGTCGGCTCGGCCGAGCCGTGGGGGCGCGGTGCCGACCTGCTGGCGCCGTTCTCGCTCGGGGCCGGGCTGGTCGGCGGGCTGCGCACGGAGGTCAGCGTCGCGCAGCGGGAGGGCTACCGCGGCCTGCGGGTGGTCGCCGACATGCAGGAACTGGGCCTGGATTCGTTGTCCGAGCGGGAACTGGTGGAGTTCGAGCTGGACCTGGACCGCGTGGTCAGCGAGGCCGGGGCCACCATGGTCTGCGTCTACCGGAACCGCCACGGCGGCCAGGGCTTCAGCCCGGCCGAGGTGGGCGCGGCGATGTGCGCGCACCCGCTCGGCTTCGGCGCGAACCGTGCGGACCGCGGGTTCCGGATGGGCAGCACGGGCCGCGGGGAGTGGCGGATCAGCGGGGAGGTGGACCGCCGCAACGCCGACCTGTTCGAGCTGGCGATGATGACCGCGGCTGGCATGTCCGCGCGGATGCGCGTGACCTTCGACGACCTGCGGTTCATCGACGTGGCCGGGATGCGCGCGGTGGCCAGGGTCGGCACGGCCTTCCCGGACCTGCGGCTGACGCTGGTCGATCCGCCCGCCTCGTTCCTGCGGTGCTGGGACCTGTTCGGCCTCGGCGCGCCGGGGGAGGGGCGCGCGCGGATGCGGGTCGAGCAGCTCGGCTGA